A part of Myxococcus landrumus genomic DNA contains:
- a CDS encoding pyruvate dehydrogenase complex dihydrolipoamide acetyltransferase — translation MAIPIQMPSLSPTMTEGKIVKWLKKVGDKVSSGEALAEVETDKSNLEIEAYDDGYVLQILVEANQTAAVGAPIAYIGKQGEKVAGGSAAPAPQAAPTPAPAPKVEAPAPAPVPAAAPAASGGGRIAIQMPSLSPTMTEGKIVKWLKKVGDKVSSGDAIAELETDKSNLEIEAYDDGTLAEIVVGENQTAPVGSPIAYLSAKGGKAVAAAAPAPVAKPAEVAAAPKPQATPAPAPVAPAQVEGRRVRASPLAKKIARDRGVDITRVQGSGPSGRVVKRDIEEALARGVTAPAPSAPTAPVARKAPAAVVARAEARTEPLSSMRKVIAQRMTEVKPGVPHFYLTVEVEMDAAVKVREEAKALDLKVSVNDLVVKAVAMAVKRYPKINVSLQGDQVVHHGSVDVGVAVALEQGLITPVIRDADQKGLQAISTEVRELAERARKRALKPDEYTGGSITVSNLGMYGIDQFVAIINPPQASILAVGAVSDKVVVRDGQMVIRKMMTATLSCDHRIIDGAIGAEFMRELRGLLEHPTRLLF, via the coding sequence ATGGCCATTCCCATTCAGATGCCGAGCCTCTCCCCGACGATGACGGAGGGGAAGATCGTCAAGTGGCTGAAGAAGGTGGGGGACAAGGTCTCCTCCGGTGAGGCGCTCGCCGAGGTGGAGACGGACAAGTCCAACCTCGAAATCGAGGCCTACGACGACGGCTACGTGCTGCAGATTCTCGTCGAGGCGAATCAGACGGCGGCCGTCGGCGCGCCCATCGCGTACATCGGCAAGCAGGGAGAGAAGGTCGCGGGCGGTAGCGCGGCCCCGGCTCCCCAGGCGGCTCCCACCCCGGCGCCCGCGCCGAAGGTGGAGGCTCCCGCGCCTGCTCCGGTTCCGGCCGCTGCTCCCGCAGCTTCAGGGGGCGGCCGCATCGCCATCCAGATGCCGAGCCTCTCCCCGACGATGACGGAGGGGAAGATCGTCAAGTGGCTGAAGAAGGTGGGGGACAAGGTCTCCTCCGGCGACGCCATCGCGGAGCTGGAGACGGACAAGTCCAACCTCGAAATCGAGGCCTACGACGACGGCACGCTGGCGGAGATCGTCGTGGGTGAGAACCAGACGGCGCCCGTTGGCTCGCCCATCGCGTACCTCTCTGCGAAGGGTGGCAAGGCGGTCGCGGCGGCGGCTCCCGCTCCCGTGGCGAAGCCCGCGGAAGTGGCGGCGGCGCCCAAGCCCCAGGCCACGCCCGCCCCGGCTCCGGTGGCTCCGGCGCAGGTGGAGGGCCGCAGGGTGCGCGCCAGCCCGCTCGCGAAGAAGATCGCCCGTGATCGCGGCGTGGACATCACGCGCGTGCAGGGCTCGGGTCCGTCGGGTCGCGTGGTGAAGCGCGACATCGAAGAGGCCCTGGCTCGGGGCGTGACGGCTCCCGCTCCCTCGGCGCCCACGGCTCCGGTGGCGCGCAAGGCTCCGGCCGCGGTGGTTGCACGCGCCGAGGCCCGGACCGAGCCGCTGTCGTCCATGCGCAAGGTGATTGCGCAGCGGATGACGGAGGTGAAGCCCGGCGTGCCGCACTTCTATCTCACCGTCGAGGTGGAGATGGACGCGGCCGTGAAGGTGCGCGAGGAGGCGAAGGCGCTGGACCTCAAGGTCTCCGTCAACGACCTCGTCGTGAAGGCCGTGGCGATGGCGGTGAAGCGCTATCCGAAAATCAACGTCTCGCTCCAGGGGGACCAGGTGGTCCACCATGGCTCGGTGGACGTCGGTGTGGCCGTGGCGCTGGAGCAGGGGCTCATCACGCCCGTGATTCGGGACGCGGACCAGAAGGGGCTTCAGGCCATCTCCACGGAGGTGCGTGAGCTGGCGGAGCGCGCCCGCAAGCGCGCCCTCAAGCCCGACGAGTACACCGGCGGCTCCATCACCGTGAGCAACCTGGGCATGTACGGCATCGACCAGTTCGTCGCCATCATCAACCCGCCGCAGGCGTCCATCCTCGCGGTGGGCGCGGTGAGCGACAAGGTGGTGGTGCGCGACGGGCAGATGGTGATTCGCAAGATGATGACGGCGACGTTGTCGTGCGACCACCGCATCATCGACGGTGCCATCGGCGCCGAGTTCATGCGGGAGCTGCGCGGACTCTTGGAGCACCCCACGCGGCTGCTCTTCTAG
- a CDS encoding sensor histidine kinase, giving the protein MNPSELPAVLYVDDDALNLRVFDANFGQRFRIFRSASPSEALTLLEQRKGEIGVILSDQRMPGMTGVELLERARSIAPDAKRMLVTAYADMQAVIDAVNRGQVTRYFVKPWDRSELQAALDDALKIARLELRIREVEGRMMKSERLATLGQVTAGIAHELMGPVGYLSQNVASLQRDLTSVIQYVSRHLSTDPNPSVAETVEDLPALIKDLADGAEHLRQVALGLRAQARGEDMEATADVAEVVSFAVKLARAEVRDRARLTSNGEPVRVVFGPVKLCQVLLNLVVNAAQAMAGTGRQGRIEVRWAVRPDDVVLTVADNGCGIPMDLQERVFQPLFTTKPVGIGTGLGLSICRELVTQAGGNLRLSSTPGEGTDIEITLRRAPLP; this is encoded by the coding sequence ATGAACCCGTCTGAACTGCCCGCGGTGCTGTACGTCGACGATGACGCCCTCAACCTGCGGGTCTTTGACGCGAACTTCGGACAGCGCTTCCGCATCTTCCGCAGCGCGTCTCCCAGCGAAGCGTTGACGTTGCTCGAGCAGCGCAAGGGCGAGATTGGCGTCATCCTCTCGGACCAGCGCATGCCGGGGATGACGGGCGTGGAGCTGCTGGAGCGAGCGCGCTCGATTGCGCCCGACGCCAAGCGCATGCTCGTCACGGCGTACGCGGACATGCAGGCCGTCATCGACGCGGTGAACCGCGGACAGGTGACGCGCTACTTCGTCAAGCCGTGGGACCGCTCGGAGCTGCAGGCCGCGCTCGACGATGCGCTCAAGATTGCGCGCCTGGAGCTGCGCATCCGCGAAGTGGAAGGGCGGATGATGAAGTCGGAGCGTCTGGCCACGCTCGGGCAGGTGACGGCGGGCATCGCTCACGAGCTGATGGGGCCGGTGGGCTACCTCTCGCAGAACGTGGCCTCGCTCCAGCGCGACCTGACGAGCGTCATCCAGTACGTGTCGCGGCACCTGTCCACGGACCCGAACCCCTCGGTGGCGGAGACGGTGGAGGACCTGCCCGCGCTCATCAAGGACCTGGCGGATGGCGCCGAGCACCTGCGGCAGGTCGCCCTGGGGCTGCGCGCGCAGGCGCGAGGCGAGGACATGGAGGCCACCGCGGATGTGGCCGAAGTGGTGTCCTTCGCGGTGAAGCTCGCTCGCGCGGAGGTGAGAGATCGCGCTCGCCTGACGAGCAACGGCGAGCCCGTGCGAGTCGTCTTCGGTCCCGTGAAGTTGTGCCAGGTGTTGCTCAACCTCGTGGTCAACGCGGCGCAAGCCATGGCGGGCACCGGGCGTCAGGGGCGCATCGAGGTGCGCTGGGCGGTGCGGCCGGATGACGTCGTGTTGACGGTGGCCGACAACGGCTGCGGCATTCCCATGGACCTGCAGGAGCGCGTCTTCCAGCCCCTGTTCACCACGAAGCCGGTGGGCATCGGCACGGGCCTGGGCCTGTCCATCTGCCGCGAGCTGGTGACGCAGGCGGGAGGCAACCTGCGGTTGTCGTCGACGCCCGGCGAAGGCACGGACATCGAAATCACCCTCCGGCGAGCCCCGCTCCCCTGA
- the gltX gene encoding glutamate--tRNA ligase, translated as MPSAPRVRFAPSPTGYLHIGGARTALMNYLQARRHGGTFILRMEDTDRVRSTAESVQAILDGLVWLGIDWDEGPGKEGPHAPYFQTQRLDTYREHSQRLIAEGKAYRCYCTRQDLDAQREAAEKSGGFYKYPGTCRELKAPPVGRREEEAVIRFKMPSTEGTVSFTDKALGTIAKPYSDLDDWVMLRADGIPLYNFGCVIDDHLMDITLVARGQEHVNSTFPQLMLYQALGWQPPEFAHLPLILGPDREKLSKRKHPEADVMLHKRTGIMPEALNNFVIRLGWSHGNDEVITREQMLEWFDFSDVGTTSGVWNPEKLLWLNQQWMKLLPEATVAERLVPFLEAKGFQVKGDSRLVPLVHALKERARTLEEMATTASLYFRSGVTLDEKAAAKHLTGDSLVLLGKVREGIAALPEWTVEALDGVVKAVSESSSVGMGKVAQPVRVAITGNTTSPGIGETLLLAGRDEALRRIDAALTRGA; from the coding sequence ATGCCCTCTGCTCCTCGCGTCCGCTTTGCTCCGTCCCCTACCGGATACCTCCACATTGGTGGTGCCCGGACGGCGCTGATGAACTACCTGCAGGCTCGTCGCCATGGCGGCACCTTCATTCTTCGCATGGAGGACACGGACCGGGTCCGCTCCACCGCGGAGTCGGTGCAAGCCATCCTCGATGGACTGGTGTGGCTTGGCATCGACTGGGATGAAGGACCCGGCAAGGAGGGCCCGCACGCGCCCTACTTCCAGACCCAGCGGTTGGACACCTACCGCGAGCACTCCCAGCGCCTCATCGCCGAGGGCAAGGCCTACCGCTGCTACTGCACCCGGCAGGACCTGGATGCGCAGCGCGAGGCGGCCGAGAAGTCCGGCGGCTTCTACAAGTACCCGGGCACCTGCCGGGAACTGAAGGCCCCGCCCGTAGGCCGCCGCGAGGAGGAGGCCGTCATCCGCTTCAAGATGCCCTCCACCGAAGGCACCGTGTCGTTCACCGACAAGGCGCTGGGCACCATCGCCAAGCCCTACTCGGACCTGGATGACTGGGTGATGCTGCGCGCGGACGGCATCCCCCTCTACAACTTCGGCTGCGTCATCGACGACCACCTGATGGACATCACCCTGGTGGCGCGCGGCCAGGAGCACGTCAACTCCACCTTCCCGCAGCTCATGCTCTACCAGGCGCTGGGCTGGCAGCCGCCGGAGTTCGCGCACCTGCCGCTCATCCTGGGGCCGGACCGCGAGAAGCTCTCCAAGCGCAAGCACCCGGAAGCGGACGTGATGCTGCACAAGCGCACCGGCATCATGCCGGAGGCGCTCAACAACTTCGTCATCCGCCTGGGCTGGAGCCACGGCAATGACGAGGTCATCACCCGCGAGCAGATGCTCGAGTGGTTCGACTTCTCCGACGTCGGCACCACGTCCGGCGTGTGGAACCCGGAGAAGCTTCTCTGGCTCAACCAGCAGTGGATGAAGCTGCTGCCAGAGGCCACCGTCGCGGAGCGGCTGGTGCCCTTCCTCGAGGCCAAGGGCTTCCAGGTGAAGGGCGACTCGCGGCTGGTGCCCCTGGTGCATGCGCTGAAGGAGCGCGCCCGCACGCTGGAGGAGATGGCCACCACCGCCTCGCTCTACTTCCGGTCCGGCGTGACGCTGGACGAGAAGGCCGCGGCCAAGCACCTCACGGGTGACTCGCTGGTGCTCCTGGGCAAGGTGCGCGAGGGCATCGCCGCGCTTCCGGAGTGGACGGTGGAGGCGCTCGACGGCGTGGTGAAGGCCGTCAGTGAGTCCTCCAGCGTCGGCATGGGCAAGGTCGCGCAGCCCGTGCGGGTCGCCATCACTGGCAACACCACCAGCCCCGGCATCGGCGAGACGCTGCTCCTGGCGGGCCGCGACGAAGCCCTGCGTCGCATCGACGCCGCACTCACCCGCGGCGCGTGA
- a CDS encoding DUF2795 domain-containing protein: MTRERLVQGVSELEARVGPPLPLTQSLQKALLGAVFPLTAEELTWVARENEAPSSVISLLGSLPRGRFSSMDAVTSALEQDAARPDPLPPTPSLPSSR; the protein is encoded by the coding sequence ATGACACGCGAACGGCTTGTCCAGGGTGTGTCGGAGTTGGAGGCGCGGGTGGGCCCGCCGCTGCCTCTCACGCAGTCGCTGCAAAAGGCCCTGCTCGGAGCGGTGTTCCCCCTCACCGCGGAAGAGCTCACCTGGGTGGCTCGGGAGAACGAGGCGCCGTCCTCTGTCATCTCCTTGTTGGGAAGCCTGCCTCGGGGACGTTTCTCCTCGATGGACGCGGTGACTTCGGCGTTGGAGCAGGATGCCGCCCGCCCGGACCCGCTCCCTCCTACACCCTCCCTCCCGTCCTCCCGCTGA
- a CDS encoding response regulator: MDLPFETGESGGEEGGTLASTVLVVDDEPVVLDICARLLERESDLVVLVAASAEEALPLLREQRIDVLVTDKNLPGMGGVELVAQARGLQPSLEALMITAYASSESVIAAFAAGASDYILKPFDDLRVLRAKVRAALERRTSGTRVREQAREVAREAAALLSAGQDAPEPAHEALEVELRAYEESSRAVQQGKVAVVGSADALSALTEAGFEVLELAPYSAELESVDVVVVETGDPQWRTLAERLQRRPPDVLLLASPQADLGDLLEAITLRMDLVGFGSSQGATVLPEKVRMLLLRRGVQRALDRLAAALTAFRQSIRARSA; the protein is encoded by the coding sequence ATGGATCTCCCGTTCGAGACCGGTGAGAGCGGCGGTGAGGAGGGGGGGACGCTCGCCTCGACGGTGCTGGTGGTGGACGACGAGCCCGTCGTTCTGGACATCTGCGCGCGGCTGCTGGAGCGCGAGTCAGACCTCGTGGTGCTGGTGGCGGCGAGCGCGGAGGAAGCGCTGCCCCTCTTGCGCGAGCAACGCATCGACGTGCTGGTGACGGACAAGAACCTCCCGGGAATGGGAGGGGTGGAGCTCGTCGCGCAGGCGCGCGGGCTGCAACCTTCACTCGAAGCGCTGATGATTACGGCCTACGCGAGCAGCGAGTCCGTCATCGCCGCCTTCGCCGCGGGTGCGAGCGACTACATCCTCAAGCCGTTCGACGACTTGCGGGTGCTGCGCGCCAAGGTGCGGGCGGCGCTGGAGCGACGCACGTCCGGCACACGTGTGCGTGAGCAGGCAAGAGAAGTGGCTCGCGAGGCCGCCGCGCTCCTGTCCGCGGGGCAGGATGCGCCAGAGCCCGCCCATGAAGCACTCGAAGTGGAACTCCGGGCCTACGAAGAGTCTTCGCGTGCGGTGCAGCAGGGGAAGGTGGCGGTGGTGGGCAGTGCCGACGCGCTCTCCGCGCTGACGGAGGCGGGGTTCGAGGTGCTGGAGCTGGCCCCGTATTCGGCGGAGCTGGAGAGCGTGGACGTCGTCGTCGTGGAGACGGGCGACCCGCAGTGGCGCACGCTGGCGGAGCGCCTTCAGCGCCGGCCTCCGGATGTGTTGCTGCTGGCCAGTCCCCAGGCGGACCTGGGCGACTTGCTGGAGGCCATCACCTTGCGCATGGACCTGGTGGGCTTCGGCTCCTCCCAGGGCGCGACGGTGCTGCCGGAGAAGGTGCGGATGCTGTTGCTGCGCCGAGGAGTCCAGCGAGCGTTGGACCGGCTCGCCGCCGCGCTCACCGCGTTCCGCCAGAGCATCCGCGCGCGCTCGGCCTGA